In Amycolatopsis endophytica, the following are encoded in one genomic region:
- a CDS encoding NAD-dependent epimerase/dehydratase family protein: MRVLVTGAAGYLGHAVIAALAERGHEPVAFVRDATKAPRQATATAVGDVEDPPSLRAALRDVDGVCHLAARARVRESLTDPLPYWRTNVNGTLNLLDALTAGENRASLVLASTAAVYGTTATQPIREDAPIAPTNPYGATKAAADLAAANVAATGQLGAISLRAFNIAGAVDGHPDRDFTRLIPKVLAVQAGLAGELGVNGDGEAVRDFVHVADMAHAFVLAVEACSPGEWRAYNVGSGHESSINDVLATAERVTGQPVRIKRNPPANEPRVLLADSRRIRQELGWQAPNSDLSQILSDAWNALTSSYATRE, encoded by the coding sequence GTGCGCGTTCTTGTCACCGGCGCTGCCGGGTACCTCGGACACGCGGTTATCGCTGCCCTCGCCGAGCGAGGACACGAGCCGGTGGCTTTCGTGCGTGACGCCACCAAGGCCCCTCGGCAGGCAACAGCGACGGCTGTCGGGGACGTCGAAGACCCGCCGAGCCTCCGCGCCGCGCTCCGCGATGTCGACGGCGTGTGTCACCTCGCGGCCCGCGCACGAGTTCGGGAATCCCTGACCGATCCCCTGCCCTACTGGCGCACCAACGTCAACGGCACGCTCAACCTGCTCGATGCCCTCACCGCCGGGGAGAACCGGGCCAGCCTCGTGCTCGCGTCGACGGCGGCCGTCTACGGCACCACGGCAACCCAGCCCATCCGCGAAGACGCACCGATCGCCCCGACGAACCCGTACGGCGCGACCAAGGCCGCGGCTGACCTCGCCGCGGCCAACGTCGCGGCCACGGGCCAGCTTGGGGCAATCAGCCTCCGCGCCTTCAACATCGCCGGCGCCGTCGACGGCCACCCGGACCGCGACTTCACCCGCCTGATCCCCAAGGTGCTCGCCGTACAGGCTGGCCTTGCCGGGGAGCTGGGCGTCAACGGCGACGGCGAGGCAGTTCGTGACTTCGTGCACGTAGCCGACATGGCGCACGCCTTCGTCCTCGCCGTGGAAGCGTGCTCCCCCGGCGAGTGGCGCGCCTACAACGTCGGCAGCGGCCACGAGTCATCGATCAACGACGTCCTCGCGACCGCCGAACGGGTCACTGGCCAACCGGTGCGGATCAAGCGGAACCCGCCCGCGAACGAGCCGCGTGTGCTGCTTGCAGACAGCCGTCGGATCCGCCAAGAGCTGGGCTGGCAAGCCCCGAACTCGGATTTGTCGCAGATCCTTTCGGACGCCTGGAACGCTCTGACCAGCTCATATGCCACCCGGGAATAG
- a CDS encoding XRE family transcriptional regulator: protein MAKDWQAVANAINTRMAERSIGQAELASRARVAVATLRQIQHGIPKDRNPRTLGALSTALGWSADHLERIAGGEEPDIGTDRLAGVESALAELKERVADLERQVGRLPSGRDS, encoded by the coding sequence ATGGCGAAGGACTGGCAGGCTGTAGCGAACGCGATCAACACTCGAATGGCGGAGCGCTCCATCGGTCAAGCGGAGCTGGCCAGCCGAGCGCGCGTCGCGGTTGCCACGTTGCGGCAGATCCAGCACGGCATTCCAAAGGATCGAAATCCGCGCACGCTCGGCGCACTCTCCACCGCCTTGGGATGGTCGGCGGACCACCTTGAACGGATCGCCGGGGGGGAAGAACCGGACATTGGTACGGATCGACTAGCGGGGGTTGAGTCTGCGTTGGCGGAGCTTAAGGAGCGGGTTGCCGACCTTGAGCGGCAGGTTGGCCGACTGCCGAGTGGACGTGACAGCTAA
- a CDS encoding SsgA family sporulation/cell division regulator, translating into MTPHRVMVPVWAELLDTSGEVIELAPLKVVVRYRADDPYAVGLDFEVGSDVWVCWLLARDLLAAGLALTPRSENEVGDGDVVIRPDRDLPWRVWIELSSPSGTGCYAFKRDTLAEILATTEALVPRGSESGRIDWDHEIAVLGGEAA; encoded by the coding sequence GTGACCCCGCACCGCGTGATGGTGCCGGTGTGGGCCGAACTGCTGGACACCTCGGGTGAGGTGATCGAGCTGGCCCCGCTCAAGGTCGTGGTTCGTTACCGCGCCGACGACCCGTACGCGGTCGGTCTGGACTTCGAGGTCGGCTCGGATGTGTGGGTGTGCTGGCTGCTGGCCCGTGACCTGCTCGCGGCGGGCCTGGCCCTCACACCGAGGAGCGAGAACGAAGTCGGCGACGGGGACGTGGTGATCCGCCCGGACCGGGACCTGCCGTGGCGGGTGTGGATCGAGCTGTCCTCGCCGTCGGGGACCGGCTGCTACGCGTTCAAGCGGGACACCCTCGCCGAGATCCTGGCCACGACCGAGGCCCTGGTGCCGCGGGGCAGCGAGTCCGGCCGCATCGACTGGGACCACGAGATCGCGGTGCTGGGTGGTGAGGCGGCATGA